The Microbacterium sp. LWH7-1.2 genome window below encodes:
- a CDS encoding aldehyde dehydrogenase family protein: protein MAPTSSPSAKAAAKPRAKKSASHDAAPALPADERSALDADIDRLEAGAKVWVALTLDQRARLLGRLRDAVGAVAEEWVDAATMSKGLTPGHPLSGEEWLGGPYAVIGLLDALRETLEALANGRSPLDGVTLDEAPGGRLRARTFPLNGTEKFLLSGFTGEVWFEPGVSAVEATRAAGLAQLTPTRSGGVGLVLGAGNVTSIPVADVLYELFAHNRVALLKVNPTQDALVPVFERALAPLIEPGFARIVRGGAATGAYLTSHPRFAHVHITGSAVTFDAIVWGTGTDAATARESGTPKLQVPITAELGGVSPIIVVPGRWTAADLKYQAEHVATMRLVNAGHNCIAGQVVIVSSDWPQREEFLRELHAAYAAAPGRPVWYPRADERLEAAASAYPDAVWSADRTRAIVEVGAGEGADPVETIEYFAPILGVVEVGGTGQEFLDRAVAHANDKLTGTLGANVIIDPVTERALGDGFERAMADLRFGDIAINTWTAFNFLTARLTWGGFPGATLADVSSGIGVVHNALLLDRVERSVARGPFRPFPRSVGKGGVFTILPTPPWFLSSRTGAEVSAGLTKYLIDGKLPGLVKTLTKAMQA, encoded by the coding sequence ATGGCACCCACGTCGTCGCCCTCGGCGAAGGCCGCCGCGAAGCCACGCGCGAAGAAGTCCGCTTCCCACGACGCGGCGCCTGCCCTCCCCGCCGACGAACGCTCGGCCCTCGACGCCGACATCGATCGGCTCGAAGCCGGCGCGAAGGTGTGGGTCGCGCTCACCCTCGACCAGCGGGCGCGCCTGCTCGGCCGCCTCCGCGACGCGGTCGGCGCCGTGGCCGAGGAGTGGGTGGACGCCGCGACGATGTCGAAGGGCCTGACGCCTGGGCATCCGTTGTCGGGAGAGGAATGGCTCGGCGGACCCTATGCCGTCATCGGACTGCTCGACGCGCTGCGCGAGACGCTCGAGGCGCTCGCGAACGGCCGGAGCCCCCTCGACGGCGTCACGCTCGACGAGGCACCGGGCGGGCGTCTGCGGGCGCGCACCTTCCCTCTCAACGGCACCGAGAAGTTCCTGTTGTCGGGCTTCACCGGCGAGGTGTGGTTCGAGCCGGGGGTCTCCGCGGTCGAGGCGACGCGCGCGGCGGGCCTGGCCCAGCTGACGCCGACCCGGTCCGGCGGTGTCGGCCTCGTGCTGGGTGCGGGAAACGTCACCTCGATCCCCGTCGCCGATGTGCTGTACGAGCTGTTCGCGCACAACCGCGTCGCGCTCCTCAAGGTCAACCCGACGCAGGACGCCCTCGTCCCGGTGTTCGAGCGCGCGCTCGCCCCGCTGATCGAACCCGGCTTCGCGCGCATCGTGCGCGGTGGTGCCGCGACCGGCGCGTACCTCACGTCGCACCCGCGCTTCGCCCACGTGCACATCACGGGCTCGGCGGTCACGTTCGACGCGATCGTGTGGGGAACGGGAACGGATGCTGCGACCGCACGCGAGTCCGGAACCCCGAAGCTTCAGGTGCCCATCACCGCGGAGCTCGGCGGCGTCTCGCCGATCATCGTGGTGCCGGGCCGCTGGACGGCAGCGGACCTGAAGTACCAGGCCGAGCATGTCGCGACGATGCGCCTCGTGAACGCCGGACACAACTGCATCGCGGGCCAGGTCGTGATCGTGAGCTCCGACTGGCCCCAGCGCGAGGAGTTCCTGCGTGAACTGCACGCCGCGTACGCCGCCGCCCCTGGGCGCCCGGTCTGGTATCCCCGGGCCGACGAGCGGCTGGAGGCCGCAGCATCCGCCTATCCTGACGCCGTCTGGAGTGCCGACCGCACACGCGCGATCGTCGAGGTCGGCGCGGGTGAGGGCGCCGACCCCGTCGAGACGATCGAGTACTTCGCACCCATTCTCGGGGTCGTCGAGGTAGGCGGCACCGGTCAGGAGTTCCTCGACCGGGCGGTGGCCCACGCCAACGACAAGCTCACCGGCACGCTCGGCGCGAACGTCATCATCGACCCGGTCACCGAGCGGGCGCTCGGCGACGGGTTCGAGCGCGCGATGGCCGACCTCCGCTTCGGCGACATCGCGATCAACACGTGGACGGCCTTCAACTTCCTCACGGCGCGCCTCACGTGGGGCGGCTTCCCGGGGGCGACCCTCGCCGACGTGTCGAGCGGCATCGGCGTCGTGCACAACGCGCTGCTGCTCGACCGCGTCGAGCGGTCGGTCGCGCGCGGCCCGTTCCGTCCCTTCCCGCGGTCGGTCGGCAAGGGCGGCGTGTTCACGATCCTGCCGACGCCGCCGTGGTTCCTGAGCTCGCGCACCGGCGCCGAGGTCAGCGCCGGACTGACGAAGTACCTCATCGACGGCAAGCTGCCCGGGCTCGTGAAGACGCTGACGAAGGCCATGCAGGCGTGA
- a CDS encoding GMC family oxidoreductase N-terminal domain-containing protein, which produces MTAEFGGDGLEADYVVVGAGSAGAALAARLSEDANVSVLLLEAGGPDKALELHVPAAFSKLFRGAYDWNYDTVPQPRLEGRTVYWPRGKTLGGSSSLNALMWIRGFAADYDEWADAAGPTWSWDALVPYFRRVERTSDPVDPTQGVHGPQSVEHQRDPRPHTAAFLAAAREAGHPLTPPNLPTGQGFSQTMVSQRRGARASTADAYLRPAKKRRNLRVLTQALARRVTFAVDSEGSQPRATGVYVEIDGITRHVRARREVVLSGGAVNTPQLLMLSGIGPADHLAERGIEVVVDAPGVGANLQDHLVAGLAPAAHGGTLYDATKPAELVKYLATRKGMLTSNAAEAYGFVRTSVADAVGVPEGLPDIEIIFVPGPYIGEGLVPMPAHGLTVAAILLRPLSRGTIRLASSNPAEAPLIDPAYLSDADDVDAATLRAGIAECERLIDTEALQAITTGGWVVPEHGERMTPAERAELSLRRYSHTLYHPVGTARMGTDAASVVDPDLRVRGVSGLRVADASVMPTVIRGHTNAPAIVIGEVAADLILGRRV; this is translated from the coding sequence GTGACCGCCGAGTTCGGCGGCGATGGCCTCGAGGCCGACTACGTCGTCGTCGGCGCGGGCTCGGCGGGTGCGGCACTTGCGGCGCGACTGAGCGAAGACGCGAACGTCTCGGTGCTGCTGCTCGAGGCGGGTGGGCCCGACAAGGCGCTCGAACTGCACGTGCCGGCCGCCTTCTCGAAGCTGTTCCGCGGCGCGTACGACTGGAACTACGACACCGTGCCGCAGCCGCGCCTCGAAGGCCGCACGGTCTACTGGCCGCGCGGCAAGACGCTGGGCGGGTCGTCGTCGCTCAACGCCCTGATGTGGATTCGCGGCTTCGCCGCCGATTACGACGAGTGGGCGGATGCTGCGGGCCCGACCTGGTCGTGGGACGCCCTGGTCCCCTACTTCCGGCGGGTGGAGCGCACGTCCGACCCGGTCGACCCGACGCAGGGCGTCCACGGCCCGCAGTCGGTCGAGCACCAGCGGGACCCCCGGCCGCACACCGCCGCGTTCCTGGCGGCGGCGCGGGAGGCGGGGCATCCGCTGACTCCGCCGAATCTGCCGACGGGACAGGGATTCTCGCAGACGATGGTGAGTCAGCGCCGCGGTGCCCGTGCCTCGACCGCTGATGCGTACCTGCGGCCGGCGAAGAAGCGGCGCAACCTGCGCGTCCTGACCCAGGCGCTCGCCCGGCGCGTGACGTTCGCCGTCGACAGCGAAGGGTCGCAGCCCCGCGCGACCGGCGTGTACGTCGAGATCGACGGAATCACCCGTCATGTGCGGGCGCGTCGCGAGGTCGTGCTGTCGGGAGGGGCCGTCAACACCCCGCAGCTGCTCATGTTGAGCGGCATCGGCCCGGCGGACCACCTCGCTGAACGCGGCATCGAGGTCGTGGTCGATGCGCCCGGCGTCGGCGCCAACCTGCAGGACCACCTCGTCGCCGGACTCGCTCCTGCGGCGCACGGCGGCACGCTCTACGACGCGACGAAGCCCGCCGAGCTGGTCAAGTACCTGGCCACGCGCAAGGGGATGCTGACGTCCAACGCGGCCGAGGCGTACGGGTTCGTACGCACCTCCGTCGCCGATGCCGTCGGCGTGCCCGAGGGTCTCCCCGACATCGAGATCATCTTCGTGCCCGGTCCCTACATCGGCGAGGGCCTCGTTCCGATGCCCGCGCACGGTCTCACGGTCGCCGCGATCCTGCTCCGGCCCCTCAGCCGTGGCACGATCCGTCTCGCGTCATCGAACCCCGCCGAGGCGCCGCTCATCGACCCCGCCTACCTCTCCGACGCCGACGACGTCGACGCCGCGACGCTGCGCGCCGGCATCGCCGAGTGCGAGCGCCTCATCGACACCGAGGCACTGCAGGCGATCACGACCGGCGGGTGGGTGGTCCCCGAGCACGGCGAGCGCATGACGCCGGCCGAACGCGCCGAGCTGTCGCTCCGCCGCTACTCTCACACGCTCTACCACCCCGTCGGCACGGCACGGATGGGAACGGATGCCGCATCCGTCGTCGACCCCGACCTCCGCGTGCGCGGGGTCAGCGGCCTGCGCGTGGCCGACGCATCCGTCATGCCCACGGTCATCCGCGGCCACACGAACGCCCCCGCGATCGTGATCGGCGAGGTCGCCGCCGATCTCATCCTCGGCCGCCGCGTCTGA
- a CDS encoding DEAD/DEAH box helicase translates to MTETSFGALGVPQPLVDVLAASGKTTAFPIQVDTLPDTLAGRDVLGRGKTGSGKTLAFSIPMAARLGGKLAGGNRRKGRPLGLVLAPTRELATQIDATLAPLAKAYGLTTTTIFGGVNQNRQVNALNAGVDIVVACPGRLEDLMKQGFVHLDAVEITVIDEADHMADLGFLPGVTRILNATPSGGQRLLFSATLDNGVDKLVNRFLQNEVLHSVDEAHSPVAAMTHHVFTLADADAKKDVVKALASGTGRRILFMRTKHQAKKLAKQLTGQGIPAVDLHGNLSQAARDRNLAEFSSGAVKVLVATDVAARGVHVDDVELVIHVDPPMEHKAYLHRSGRTARAGAEGAVVTLVLPEQKRDVSQLLRKAAISVEPVAVTGTSPEVVELVGQVAPYVKPVPVAETPRGTSQGANAQRKRAAREARETDAATAGRSGGGRRRRGSAQGGSAQGAGRQQAAGGQRRDAATTHDKASHQRHDQSAGHSRSAQPAGNPRTPGRRASSGGTGKLMVGSVVRPNGTNRRGGR, encoded by the coding sequence ATGACCGAAACCTCCTTCGGCGCGCTCGGCGTGCCGCAGCCCCTTGTCGACGTGCTCGCCGCGAGCGGCAAGACCACCGCGTTCCCGATCCAGGTCGACACGCTTCCCGATACGCTCGCCGGCCGCGACGTGCTGGGCCGTGGCAAGACCGGCTCGGGCAAGACCCTCGCCTTCTCGATCCCGATGGCAGCGCGCCTCGGGGGCAAGCTCGCCGGCGGAAACCGCCGCAAGGGCCGTCCCCTCGGCCTCGTGCTCGCGCCGACGCGCGAGCTCGCGACCCAGATCGATGCGACCCTCGCTCCCCTCGCGAAGGCCTACGGCCTCACCACCACGACGATCTTCGGCGGCGTGAACCAGAACCGTCAGGTGAACGCCCTCAACGCCGGCGTCGACATCGTCGTGGCGTGCCCGGGCCGCCTCGAGGACCTCATGAAGCAGGGCTTCGTGCACCTCGACGCCGTGGAGATCACCGTCATCGACGAGGCCGACCACATGGCCGACCTCGGCTTCCTGCCGGGCGTCACGCGCATCCTCAACGCGACGCCGTCCGGTGGCCAGCGCCTGCTCTTCAGCGCGACCCTCGACAACGGGGTCGACAAGCTCGTGAACCGCTTCCTGCAGAACGAGGTGCTGCACTCCGTCGACGAGGCGCACTCGCCTGTCGCCGCGATGACGCACCACGTCTTCACGCTCGCCGACGCCGACGCCAAGAAGGACGTCGTCAAGGCCCTCGCGTCGGGAACAGGTCGCCGCATCCTGTTCATGCGCACCAAGCACCAGGCCAAGAAGCTCGCCAAGCAGCTCACCGGCCAGGGCATCCCTGCCGTCGACCTGCACGGCAACCTGTCGCAGGCCGCCCGCGACCGCAACCTCGCGGAGTTCTCGTCGGGCGCCGTCAAGGTGCTCGTGGCGACGGATGTCGCGGCCCGCGGCGTTCACGTCGACGACGTCGAGCTCGTCATCCACGTCGACCCGCCGATGGAGCACAAGGCGTACCTGCACCGCTCGGGCCGCACGGCGCGCGCGGGCGCGGAGGGTGCCGTGGTCACGCTCGTCCTCCCCGAGCAGAAGCGCGACGTCTCGCAGCTGCTGCGCAAGGCCGCCATCTCGGTCGAGCCGGTCGCCGTCACCGGGACCTCGCCTGAGGTCGTCGAGCTCGTCGGCCAGGTCGCCCCGTACGTGAAGCCCGTCCCGGTCGCCGAGACCCCGCGCGGCACCAGCCAGGGTGCGAACGCGCAGCGCAAGCGCGCCGCGCGCGAGGCGCGCGAGACGGATGCCGCCACCGCCGGCCGCTCCGGCGGCGGCCGTCGCCGTCGCGGCTCGGCCCAGGGCGGCTCCGCCCAGGGCGCCGGCCGGCAGCAGGCTGCGGGCGGTCAGCGCCGCGACGCCGCCACCACGCACGACAAGGCCTCGCACCAGCGCCACGACCAGAGCGCGGGCCACTCGCGTTCGGCCCAGCCCGCCGGCAACCCCCGCACCCCGGGCCGTCGCGCCTCGTCCGGCGGCACCGGCAAGCTCATGGTCGGCTCGGTGGTCCGCCCCAACGGCACCAACCGCCGCGGCGGCCGCTGA
- a CDS encoding neutral zinc metallopeptidase gives MTFNENANVGGNTARRRGGGVAVAGGGIAGLGAIAVILFQLFTGQDLSSVIPSQPQVGSGEESEIQQCETGADANANDECRLAAGSLVLDQYWETQVQGYREPQLIIVDQQTGTACGTASNQTGPFYCPPEETVYIDPTFFGLLRQQFDASAGELAQLYVLAHEYGHHVQHIAGIMDQHPNNGTGPDSNGVRTELQADCFAGAWVGDMTEQRDENGVPYLKEPTQQQIADAINAAGTVGDDHIQQESGGFVNPESWTHGSSEQRQRWFETGYRNGPSACDTFAVSGGSL, from the coding sequence ATGACGTTCAATGAGAACGCCAACGTCGGGGGGAACACGGCGCGGCGTCGAGGTGGAGGCGTGGCGGTGGCGGGCGGCGGCATCGCCGGGCTCGGTGCGATCGCGGTGATCTTGTTCCAGCTGTTCACCGGACAAGACCTGTCGAGCGTCATCCCCTCGCAGCCGCAGGTCGGGTCCGGGGAGGAGTCCGAGATCCAGCAGTGCGAGACGGGCGCCGACGCGAACGCCAACGACGAGTGCCGTCTCGCCGCCGGGAGCCTCGTGCTCGACCAGTACTGGGAGACCCAGGTGCAGGGTTACCGGGAGCCTCAGCTGATCATCGTCGATCAGCAGACGGGCACTGCCTGCGGCACGGCTTCCAACCAGACCGGCCCGTTCTACTGCCCTCCCGAAGAGACCGTGTACATCGATCCCACGTTCTTCGGCCTCCTGCGCCAGCAGTTCGACGCGTCGGCCGGGGAGCTCGCCCAGCTCTACGTCCTCGCCCACGAGTACGGCCATCACGTCCAGCACATCGCCGGGATCATGGACCAGCACCCCAACAACGGCACCGGTCCCGACAGCAACGGCGTGAGGACCGAGCTGCAGGCGGACTGCTTCGCCGGCGCGTGGGTCGGCGACATGACCGAGCAGCGCGACGAGAACGGCGTACCGTATCTGAAGGAGCCCACCCAGCAGCAGATCGCCGACGCGATCAACGCGGCCGGCACGGTGGGCGACGACCACATCCAGCAGGAGTCCGGGGGCTTCGTGAACCCCGAATCCTGGACCCACGGTTCGAGCGAGCAGCGCCAGCGCTGGTTCGAGACCGGCTACCGGAACGGGCCCTCCGCGTGCGACACCTTCGCGGTCTCGGGGGGAAGCCTATGA
- a CDS encoding malate dehydrogenase yields the protein MASEPTTVTITGGGGQIGYALMFRIAAGDMLGPDRPVRLRLLEIPQGMRAAEGAALELQDCAFPLLADVDITDDPLTAFNGARIAMLVGARPRAAGMERGDLLAANAGIFGPQGKAIGAVADDDVRVVVVGNPANTNALIAAASTSPDIPSERFTALTRLDHNRAVGQLAEKLGVGAGEIEGVAIWGNHSASQFPDVAHAVVGSGDTMVIDVLAERLGGYEAATTWLDDVFIPRVAKRGAEIIDVRGSSSVASAANAAIDHVRDEQLCTPRRTWTSAAIVSRGEYGVPEGLVCSFPVRSQGDGDGYEVVEGLDLDDRARARVAASVDELVAERDAVRALGVL from the coding sequence ATGGCGAGCGAACCCACGACCGTGACCATCACCGGCGGCGGAGGCCAGATCGGCTACGCCCTGATGTTCCGCATCGCCGCGGGAGACATGCTCGGCCCGGATCGTCCGGTCAGGCTGCGGCTGCTCGAGATCCCGCAGGGGATGCGCGCGGCCGAGGGTGCAGCGCTCGAGCTGCAGGACTGCGCGTTCCCGCTGCTCGCCGACGTGGACATCACCGACGACCCCCTCACCGCCTTCAACGGAGCCCGCATCGCGATGCTGGTCGGCGCGCGGCCGCGCGCGGCGGGCATGGAGCGCGGCGACCTGCTCGCTGCGAACGCGGGGATCTTCGGGCCGCAGGGCAAGGCGATCGGCGCGGTCGCCGACGACGACGTGCGCGTCGTCGTGGTGGGAAACCCCGCGAACACGAACGCGCTCATCGCCGCGGCATCCACGTCTCCCGACATCCCGTCGGAGCGCTTCACCGCCCTCACCCGCCTCGACCACAACCGCGCCGTCGGCCAGCTGGCGGAGAAGCTCGGAGTGGGGGCGGGCGAGATCGAGGGCGTCGCGATCTGGGGCAACCACTCGGCATCGCAGTTCCCCGACGTCGCCCACGCGGTCGTCGGCTCGGGCGACACGATGGTGATCGACGTGCTCGCCGAGCGGCTCGGCGGGTACGAGGCGGCGACGACGTGGCTCGACGACGTCTTCATCCCGCGTGTGGCGAAGCGCGGGGCGGAGATCATCGACGTGCGCGGCTCGTCGTCGGTCGCGTCGGCGGCGAACGCGGCGATCGACCATGTGCGCGACGAGCAGCTCTGCACGCCCCGCCGCACCTGGACGTCGGCGGCGATCGTGTCGCGCGGCGAGTACGGCGTCCCCGAGGGGCTGGTGTGCTCGTTCCCCGTCCGCTCGCAGGGCGACGGTGACGGGTACGAGGTTGTCGAGGGACTCGACCTCGACGATCGCGCACGCGCGCGGGTCGCAGCATCCGTCGACGAACTCGTCGCCGAGCGCGACGCGGTGCGTGCGCTCGGCGTGCTCTGA
- a CDS encoding sodium:proton antiporter codes for MEALIVVIIAIVVIALATAVAPKLGIAGPLILVLVGGAVSLLPFVEIPEINPEFILVGVLPPLLYSAAVSLPAIEFRRDFGPIAGLSFLLVIVSSVLLGFFFMAVIPGIHPAVAVALGAILSPTDAVATSIVKRLGVSRRVVTMLEGESLLNDATALVLLRTMIASVGIATSVSGDTRIGFGFIPAFAWGVVVAAVVGAIVGWLNLRLRSLVKNSAANTAIGFVVPFIAYIPTEELGGSGLVAAVVAGIVTGQGAARWFTPEQRRSDEHNWRTIELVLEGAVFLIMGLELNDIGRQNVEQHNGLGTGLGIALGALAIVIAARAAYVSLLVWLQSRRARGRQRTRLEAMNTRLDQIAEGTAVPGPRHRGRRGERSFDDPRAQRRLTSMRSRVSRALSDLDYYQAAPLGWKHGAIIVWAGMRGVVTLAAAQTISSDVTDDRALLVFIAFAVAVGSLMLQGFTLPWVVKALRIERAGDDSLDKAEQSALDDELRDAAIGALSDPALRRRDGSEFAEDLVSLVGSRMVDPPDDADGLPTRDLLELRLAMIEAMRGRLNELSSGGGYSTPALRHALAELDADQLSLELRLDDEED; via the coding sequence GTGGAAGCCCTGATCGTCGTCATCATCGCGATCGTGGTCATCGCGCTCGCGACGGCGGTCGCCCCGAAGCTCGGGATCGCGGGGCCGCTGATCCTCGTTCTCGTCGGCGGTGCGGTCAGCCTGCTGCCGTTCGTCGAGATCCCCGAGATCAACCCCGAGTTCATCCTCGTCGGGGTGCTGCCGCCGCTGCTCTACTCGGCAGCGGTCTCGCTCCCCGCGATCGAGTTCCGCCGGGACTTCGGCCCGATCGCGGGCCTGTCGTTCCTGCTCGTCATCGTCAGCTCGGTGCTGCTCGGGTTCTTCTTCATGGCCGTGATCCCCGGCATCCATCCGGCGGTCGCGGTGGCGCTCGGGGCGATCCTCAGTCCCACGGATGCTGTGGCCACTTCGATCGTCAAGCGCCTGGGCGTGTCGCGCCGTGTGGTGACGATGCTCGAGGGCGAGAGCCTGCTGAACGATGCGACGGCGCTCGTGCTGCTGCGCACGATGATCGCGTCGGTCGGAATCGCGACCAGCGTCAGCGGCGACACCCGCATCGGCTTCGGGTTCATCCCCGCGTTCGCCTGGGGCGTCGTGGTCGCGGCCGTCGTCGGCGCGATCGTGGGCTGGCTGAACCTGCGGCTGCGCTCGCTCGTCAAGAACTCCGCGGCGAACACCGCGATCGGCTTCGTCGTGCCGTTCATCGCGTACATCCCGACCGAGGAGCTCGGCGGATCCGGCCTCGTCGCGGCGGTCGTCGCCGGGATCGTGACCGGTCAGGGCGCCGCGCGGTGGTTCACCCCCGAGCAGCGCCGATCGGACGAGCACAACTGGCGCACGATCGAGCTCGTGCTCGAAGGCGCGGTCTTCCTCATCATGGGCCTCGAACTCAACGACATCGGCAGGCAGAACGTCGAGCAGCACAACGGCCTCGGCACCGGCCTCGGGATCGCGCTCGGAGCCCTGGCGATCGTCATCGCCGCGCGCGCCGCGTACGTGTCTCTCCTGGTCTGGCTGCAGAGCCGCCGCGCCCGAGGCCGGCAGCGCACCCGGCTCGAGGCGATGAACACACGGCTCGACCAGATCGCGGAGGGCACGGCCGTGCCCGGCCCCCGACACCGCGGCCGGCGCGGCGAGCGGTCATTCGACGACCCGCGCGCGCAGCGGCGCCTCACCTCGATGCGGTCGCGCGTGTCGCGGGCGCTCAGCGACCTCGACTACTACCAGGCCGCCCCCCTCGGCTGGAAGCACGGCGCCATCATCGTGTGGGCCGGCATGCGCGGCGTGGTGACGCTCGCCGCGGCGCAGACGATCTCGAGCGACGTCACCGACGATCGCGCGCTGCTGGTGTTCATCGCATTCGCGGTGGCCGTCGGCAGCCTCATGCTGCAGGGCTTCACGCTGCCGTGGGTGGTCAAGGCGCTGCGGATCGAGAGGGCGGGCGACGACAGCCTCGACAAGGCCGAGCAGTCGGCGCTGGACGACGAACTGCGCGACGCGGCGATCGGCGCGCTGTCGGATCCTGCGCTGCGCCGTCGCGACGGCTCGGAGTTCGCCGAGGACCTCGTCTCGCTCGTCGGCAGCCGCATGGTCGACCCGCCAGACGACGCCGACGGGCTGCCCACCCGCGACCTGCTCGAGCTCCGGCTCGCGATGATCGAGGCGATGCGAGGGCGCCTGAACGAGCTGTCATCGGGGGGCGGGTACAGCACGCCCGCTCTGCGCCACGCCCTGGCCGAGCTCGACGCCGACCAGCTGAGCCTCGAGCTGCGGCTGGACGACGAAGAAGACTGA
- a CDS encoding dehydrogenase, which translates to MSETTKTPDAAHTHAATTPESVAADTAPLHLPHPAAECPKCFTELQQNRNWWLAQPAGSRLVGLVIARDDMPSVVEQRGDLTRFGVPIEGFRHPAPETLESWEERLVRLFGTLVRGDVLVVANVHALGRDIDEETRTVTELHRRGVVVKVVSHGGRHLYDAGR; encoded by the coding sequence ATGAGCGAGACGACGAAGACGCCGGATGCTGCGCACACGCACGCGGCTACGACACCGGAGTCCGTCGCGGCCGACACCGCGCCGCTGCATCTGCCGCACCCGGCGGCCGAGTGCCCCAAGTGCTTCACCGAGCTGCAGCAGAACCGCAACTGGTGGCTCGCCCAGCCCGCCGGCTCACGCCTCGTCGGGCTCGTGATCGCCCGCGACGACATGCCCTCCGTGGTCGAGCAGCGGGGCGATCTCACGCGCTTCGGCGTGCCGATCGAGGGCTTCCGCCACCCCGCCCCTGAGACCCTCGAGTCGTGGGAGGAGCGCCTCGTCCGCCTGTTCGGCACGCTCGTCCGCGGCGACGTGCTCGTGGTGGCGAACGTGCACGCCCTCGGCCGTGACATCGACGAGGAGACGCGCACGGTCACGGAGCTGCACCGCCGCGGTGTCGTGGTGAAGGTCGTCAGCCACGGCGGCCGTCACCTGTACGACGCCGGCCGCTGA
- a CDS encoding serine/threonine-protein kinase, which produces MSAKRAPMAPPDLPGFTYVDLLGSGGFADVFLYEQQLPKRRVAVKVLLTDRMSSGSVEEFTAEANVMAMLSTHPAIVTIYQAGVAKDGRPYLVMEYCPRPNLQVRYRREPFSIAESLRVGVQVAAAVETAHRAGVLHRDIKPANILVTEYNRPALTDFGIASTTNAAAESAGLSIPWSPPESFADVPRSDPRSDVYALGATVYTLLAGRSPFELPGQRNGAAELIHRIETLPLPALGRADAPLSLQRVLERAMAKAPVDRYETALAFARALQTVQIELSHSVTPIDILDDHVPEDVEQDEDDGLTRVRGVVSINPETTPAAGMTRPSATTAPSRADAPRFDPAPVETETVARQAPMTPPSAYEQTVRRDQVGLPVSLDETIVRAPAFDAAPPREEVDAAPPRRRRTGLWIGLGAAALVIVAVIVGVSLPGILSGTAQEPPTPTESSKPQDPLSTVIPAVTDVIGAPVDGGVKFTWKNPDPQDGDHYLVTAVSVSDSNPEPDSVDVAEIVVAPAASGPTCVDVELVRANGQFQNAPTRGCAP; this is translated from the coding sequence GTGAGCGCGAAGCGCGCGCCCATGGCGCCGCCGGATCTGCCCGGCTTCACCTACGTCGACCTGCTCGGCTCGGGCGGCTTCGCCGATGTCTTCCTGTACGAGCAGCAGCTGCCGAAGCGCCGTGTGGCGGTCAAGGTGCTGCTCACCGATCGCATGTCGAGCGGGTCGGTCGAGGAGTTCACCGCCGAGGCGAACGTCATGGCGATGCTGTCGACGCACCCGGCGATCGTCACGATCTACCAGGCCGGCGTCGCCAAGGACGGCCGCCCGTACCTCGTGATGGAGTACTGCCCGCGGCCGAACCTGCAGGTGCGGTACCGGCGCGAGCCCTTCTCGATCGCGGAGTCGCTGCGCGTCGGCGTGCAGGTCGCGGCGGCCGTCGAGACGGCGCACCGCGCGGGTGTGCTGCACCGCGACATCAAGCCGGCGAACATCCTCGTCACCGAGTACAACCGCCCGGCGCTCACCGACTTCGGCATCGCGTCGACCACGAACGCGGCGGCGGAGTCGGCGGGCCTTTCGATCCCGTGGTCGCCGCCGGAGTCGTTCGCCGACGTGCCGCGCAGCGACCCGCGCTCGGACGTGTACGCGCTGGGCGCGACGGTGTACACGCTCCTCGCCGGACGCTCGCCGTTCGAGCTGCCCGGCCAGCGCAACGGTGCGGCCGAGCTCATCCACCGCATCGAGACGCTACCGCTCCCCGCTCTCGGCCGCGCCGACGCGCCCCTGTCGCTGCAGCGCGTGCTCGAGCGCGCGATGGCCAAGGCGCCCGTCGACCGGTACGAGACCGCCCTGGCCTTCGCCCGCGCGCTGCAGACCGTGCAGATCGAGCTGTCGCACTCCGTCACCCCGATCGACATCCTCGACGATCACGTCCCGGAAGACGTCGAGCAGGACGAGGACGACGGCCTCACCCGCGTCCGCGGTGTCGTCAGCATCAACCCTGAGACGACGCCGGCGGCCGGCATGACCCGTCCGTCGGCCACAACCGCGCCGAGCCGGGCCGACGCGCCGCGGTTCGATCCGGCCCCCGTCGAGACCGAGACGGTGGCCCGGCAGGCGCCCATGACCCCGCCGTCCGCGTATGAGCAGACGGTCCGGCGCGACCAGGTCGGGCTGCCGGTGTCGCTCGACGAGACGATCGTCCGTGCGCCCGCCTTCGACGCGGCCCCTCCGCGGGAGGAGGTGGATGCCGCGCCCCCGCGTCGCCGTCGCACAGGACTCTGGATCGGGCTCGGTGCCGCCGCGCTCGTGATCGTCGCGGTCATCGTCGGGGTGTCGCTGCCGGGCATCCTGTCGGGCACCGCGCAGGAGCCGCCGACGCCGACCGAGTCGTCGAAGCCGCAGGACCCGCTCTCGACGGTCATTCCCGCTGTCACCGACGTCATCGGGGCACCGGTGGACGGTGGCGTGAAGTTCACGTGGAAGAACCCCGATCCGCAGGACGGTGACCACTACCTCGTCACGGCCGTATCCGTGAGCGACAGCAACCCCGAACCGGACTCCGTCGACGTGGCCGAGATCGTCGTTGCGCCCGCCGCCTCGGGGCCGACCTGCGTCGATGTGGAGCTGGTCCGCGCGAACGGGCAGTTCCAGAACGCCCCCACGAGGGGGTGCGCGCCGTGA